The Ranitomeya imitator isolate aRanImi1 chromosome 8, aRanImi1.pri, whole genome shotgun sequence genome window below encodes:
- the FEZF2 gene encoding fez family zinc finger protein 2, translating to MAVPCPPPSVMSSCQRPEGRNGATSTPKSLAFSIERIMAKSSEPKPTVFDHNQGLESDAKKILNLCSPIPCMIPVQSLGYEVHSKALLNYSELWKNSLRAPICHSAGLCKANCGMCCKNDLNMGHQVVPNSRVIKPQAINQTVGLPPGTNGPLYYFNYLDSAYNPSEILNGQLIPSGILNAQSQATLSAHHKLYLLENAKISSLCPDKYPLPQYPHKERLPGQLDQVMKENTALAADRNPKNHSKLSASPTDGKPKIFTCEVCGKVFNAHYNLTRHMPVHTGARPFVCKVCGKGFRQASTLCRHKIIHTQEKPHKCNQCGKAFNRSSTLNTHIRIHAGYKPFVCEFCGKGFHQKGNYKNHKLTHSGEKQYKCTICNKAFHQIYNLTFHMHTHNDKKPFTCGTCGKGFCRNFDLKKHVRKLHDNVSASCSMKEISRTVQT from the exons ATGGCAGTTCCATGCCCTCCTCCTTCAGTCATGTCCTCCTGCCAGAGACCGGAAGGAAGAAATGGGGCCACCAGCACCCCCAAATCACTGGCCTTCTCCATCGAAAGAATTATGGCTAAATCTTCAGAGCCCAAACCTACAGTTTTTGACCACAACCAAGGACTGGAGAGCGATGCCAAGAAGATCTTGAACCTTTGTTCTCCAATCCCATGCATGATCCCAGTGCAATCTTTGGGGTATGAGGTCCACTCCAAGGCACTGCTGAATTATTCGGAGCTCTGGAAGAACAGTTTGAGGGCTCCTATATGTCACTCTGCTGGGCTGTGCAAGGCTAACTGTGGCATGTGCTGCAAGAATGATCTCAACATGGGCCACCAGGTTGTGCCCAACAGTAGGGTGATAAAACCTCAGGCCATCAACCAAACAGTAGGGTTACCACCAGGAACTAATGGACCTCTCTATTACTTCAACTACCTGGACTCGGCCTACAACCCCTCAGAAATCCTCAATGGACAGCTCATCCCATCCGGTATTCTAAATGCCCAGTCCCAGGCGACACTAAGTGCCCACCATAAACTCTACTTGTTGGAAAATGCGAAAATTTCTAGTCTTTGCCCAGACAAATACCCCCTTCCTCAATACCCACACAAGGAGCGACTACCGGGCCAACTGGACCAGGTGATGAAAGAAAACACTGCCCTGGCTGCAGACAGGAACCCGAAGAACCACAGCAAGCTGAGTGCCAGCCCTACAGATGGCAAGCCCAAGATCTTCACCTGTGAAGTGTGTGGCAAG GTTTTCAATGCACATTACAATCTGACCAGACACATGCCTGTTCACACAGGGGCCCGACCATTCGTGTGCAAAGTTTGTGGCAAGGGGTTTAGGCAAGCGAGCACCCTGTGCAGACACAAGATCATCCACACACAG GAAAAGCCCCATAAGTGTAACCAGTGTGGAAAAGCGTTTAACAGAAGTTCAACCTTAAACACCCACATTAGAATTCATGCAGGGTATAAACCATTTGTATGTGAATTTTGTGGCAAAGGATTTCACCAAAAAG gAAATTATAAAAATCACAAATTAACTCACAGCGGGGAGAAGCAGTATAAATGCACAATTTGCAACAAGGCTTTTCATCAAATCTATAATCTGACTttccacatgcacacacacaatgacAAGAAGCCTTTTACTTGTGGGACCTGTGGAAAAGGTTTTTGCAGGAACTTTGACTTAAAAAAACACGTGAGAAAATTACACGACAACGTTTCAGCCTCTTGT